A genome region from Panicum virgatum strain AP13 chromosome 4K, P.virgatum_v5, whole genome shotgun sequence includes the following:
- the LOC120703337 gene encoding uncharacterized protein LOC120703337, whose amino-acid sequence MIQLLFTVLAAEAAVAATLLFKTPLRKLAVLALDRLKRGRGPVMVRTVAATVLVVLASSVHSMAQIRGRAEGELDGAGVVGLTPTDQVLLARHLLEASLMGYSLFLALIIDRLHNYVKDIRRLKKNLEAVSKQNKTMLEAATHGKSEESEPDQKDISDAKKDT is encoded by the exons ATGATTCAGCTCCTCTTCACGGTGCTCGCCGCGGAGGCCGCCGTGGCGGCGACTCTGCTCTTCAAGACGCCGCTGCGGAAGCTCGCGGTGCTCGCGCTGGACCGCCTCAAGCGGGGCCGCGGGCCGGTCATGGTGCGCACCGTGGCGGCCACTGTTCTCGTCGTGCTCGCGTCCAGCGTCCACAGCATGGCCCAGATCCGCGGCCGCGCCGAGGGGGAGCTCGACGGCGCCGGGGTCGTGGGGCTCACTCCCACCGACCAAGTCCTCCTCGCGCGCCACCTCCTCGAGGCCTCGCTCATGG GATACTCCTTATTCCTTGCTCTAATCATTGACCGGCTCCACAACTATGTCAAAGATATTCGAAGGCTCAAGAAGAACCTGGAGGCTGTATCCAAACAGAATAAGACTATGCTAGAGGCAGCAACCCATGGGAAGTCGGAAGAGAGTGAGCCTGACCAAAAGGACATTTCTGATGCCAAAAAGGATACCTAA
- the LOC120703338 gene encoding uncharacterized protein LOC120703338, translating to MASSRALHFLTPYRGISSTPHLASLGWFDKIKSTFTGKKPEASEADSFTLIKFADTMEMARKVGTFKNFVAGRASEATVVNAFEKHSAVLRYLGAIDPTGEKLQNTDKINATKHCNCTIADVEHILAKYTWAKEAQKKMAKLKEEGKPLPKTFNEIQNLMGSTPMDVGRSNLAKSGQISRNALCPCGSKKRYKRCCGAS from the exons ATGGCCTCCAGCCGGGCGCTCCACTTCCTCACCCCCTACCGCGGCATCTCGTCGACCCCGCACCTCGCCTCCCTCGGCTGGTTTGACAAGATCAAGTCCACCTTCACCGGCAAGAAGCCCGAGGCCTCCGAGGCAGACTCCTTCACCCTCATCA AGTTCGCGGACACGATGGAGATGGCGAGGAAGGTGGGGACGTTCAAGAACTTCGTCGCCGGGCGGGCCAGCGAGGCCACCGTCGTCAACGCCTTCGAGAAGCATTCCGCCGTGCTGCGCTACCTCGGCGCCATCGACCCCACTGGCGAG AAACTCCAAAATACTGACAAGATTAACGCGACCAAGCACTGCAACTGCACGATTGCTGATGTGGAGCACATACTGGCCAAGTATACATGGGCGAAAGAGGCACAGAAGAAGATGGCAAAGCTCAAGGAAGAAGGAAAGCCATTGCCAAAGACATTTAATGAG ATCCAAAATCTAATGGGTTCTACACCAATGGACGTCGGCCGATCTAATCTGGCGAAGAGTGGTCAGATAAGTAGGAATGCTCTCTGCCCATGTGGTTCTAAGAAACGATATAAAAG